A region from the Sandaracinus amylolyticus genome encodes:
- a CDS encoding thioredoxin family protein, with protein sequence MRCLLVIVGSLFALGCGSAVMASRAPEPARSGDVVGPTSRAEIEAALPAWRDAIASADVEEDTARALASVPPGAHVDVYLGTWCGDSRREITRLFRALEVAPEPHPFTISFVGVDRAKRAPELPADLGLRYVPTIVVRRDGAEVGRIVESAPRGIERELLDLLSGARAGVITARSDL encoded by the coding sequence GTGCGCTGCCTTCTCGTGATCGTCGGGTCCCTGTTCGCGCTCGGCTGCGGCTCGGCGGTGATGGCATCGCGGGCACCGGAGCCCGCGCGCTCGGGCGACGTCGTCGGGCCCACCTCGCGCGCCGAGATCGAGGCCGCGCTGCCCGCGTGGCGCGACGCGATCGCGTCCGCCGACGTCGAGGAAGACACCGCGCGTGCCCTCGCGAGCGTCCCGCCCGGCGCGCACGTCGACGTGTATCTCGGCACGTGGTGCGGCGACTCGCGCCGCGAGATCACGCGGCTGTTCCGCGCGCTCGAGGTCGCGCCCGAGCCGCATCCGTTCACGATCTCGTTCGTCGGGGTGGATCGCGCGAAGCGCGCGCCGGAGCTCCCCGCAGATCTGGGGCTGCGCTACGTGCCGACGATCGTCGTGCGGCGCGACGGCGCCGAGGTCGGGCGCATCGTCGAGAGCGCGCCGCGCGGCATCGAGCGCGAGCTGCTCGATCTGCTGAGCGGCGCACGCGCGGGCGTGATCACCGCGCGCAGCGACCTGTGA